The Paenibacillus dendritiformis region ACCGCCAGCTCATGCTGATTCTCGCGGGCGAGCAGGGTGACCATGAACCGCTGCGACGGATAGCGGACAAGCAGCCGCTCCAGCATGCCGATGTCGGTCCGCTCCCCGCGGTCTCCCGCCAGCCGCAAGGCCGGATTGACCTGGCGCTTGACGCCGATCATGAGCGCCAGCGGCAGATTCAGCTCCCGGCAGACCGGGATGACCGCCTCGTCGAGCATGCGGCTGCTCCACCCGTCGTCTGGATACCGGAACGTTCCGGGCAAGGATGCGGCAATATAGACCGCCTTCATCCGCACCGCCCATTCCTTCAGGAACCGTCTCGCCTCGCGGACATTCTGTTCGCCGCCCGGCCCGTCCCATTCCGCCGTCACCGCAAAGCCCTCCGCCTGCAGCTTCGGACAGGCCGCTTCCCAGTCCAGCAGCAAGGAATCGATCCGGAGCGCCGCCAGGAACCGGGAATCCCGGACTCCGCCGCCCTGCCAGACCGGCCGCTCCAACGGGTCGAACGGGTCGTTGGTCATCACGACTTGCTTCACATTCGCCAAGCGGAAAATATGATCGATATGCTCCGATAAGCTTACCTTCGACCACGCTTCCCGGAGCGCCTCGATGCTGCGGCTGGCGATTGGCATGCCGAGCCGCTGGCATATGCCGACGACCGCAATCGCCGCCTCGCTGACGGGAGAGCGATCGACGAACAAGGTCTGGAACACGTGATCCGCCTGCCGCTCCTTGCTCCAACTCCAGAATGTCTCTTCCGGAACGGCGGAATGGCGGAACATTTCGGCAATCAGATAATGGTACGTCAACAGCTCATCGATCCCCCAGAGCAGCAGGGAGCCGAAACTCTCCGCATACAGATGGGTATGCATATCGGTGACGGCGCATTGCTTCACGACCTCATGCGCCATCTGCCGAATCGCCTGTTCGTCCTGGTTCATCCACAGTCAACCTCCTTCTCCCTTTGTCCAGCCGTTATCCTCGGAATGTCTGCGACACCCTGCTGTCCGGTTGACAGCCGGCTACGAACCGAACGAACGGCTCATATCCGCCGGAGCCCGCACCTCTTCCGGCGCATCGGCCGCATAGCGGGACTGGGTAATCCGCTTCTGCAGCTCCGTATGGAACAGATCCTCATCCAGCGGGAACGTAACCCAGTTGTCCGTCCAGGTCGACAGCAGCATCGCGTTCGACAGCGTCAGGCCGTGGATGCCTTCTTCGCCCGGCGCAAGAAGCGGCGCGCCTGTCCGGATCGCGTCGGTCCAGTTCTGAATAATGTAGCGGTGCTCGCCGCCCTGTCCATGGACCGGGATTTCGCATTTCCAGCATTCAGGCTGTCCGAACATGC contains the following coding sequences:
- a CDS encoding glucuronate isomerase, whose product is MNQDEQAIRQMAHEVVKQCAVTDMHTHLYAESFGSLLLWGIDELLTYHYLIAEMFRHSAVPEETFWSWSKERQADHVFQTLFVDRSPVSEAAIAVVGICQRLGMPIASRSIEALREAWSKVSLSEHIDHIFRLANVKQVVMTNDPFDPLERPVWQGGGVRDSRFLAALRIDSLLLDWEAACPKLQAEGFAVTAEWDGPGGEQNVREARRFLKEWAVRMKAVYIAASLPGTFRYPDDGWSSRMLDEAVIPVCRELNLPLALMIGVKRQVNPALRLAGDRGERTDIGMLERLLVRYPSQRFMVTLLARENQHELAVLARKFRNLLPFGCWWFLHTESMIAEMTRMRTELLGTSFVPQHSDCRVLEQLITKWDYSRHTVAEVLAHQYIRLARAGWTVSREEMERDADEWFNRQFRTFAGIAPDEGRQGG